From a region of the Apibacter sp. B3706 genome:
- a CDS encoding RelA/SpoT family protein gives MDEIDLKKEEEEIVKRYKDMLRNTYRDLTTEDKSLIRKAFEVAKEAHKDQRRKTGEPYIYHPLAVAKIVADEIGLGATSIACALLHDVVEDTQYTIEDISNLFNPKVAKIIDGLTKISNIDHQNLSLQSENYRKLLLTLSEDVRVILIKIADRLHNMRTLDSMKSSKQKKIAAETTYIYAPLAHRMGLYTIKSELEDLSLKYTDPESYSLIVKKLEETEKDRQRYIEEFSRIMQESLNAEGLNFTIKGRHKSVFSIYKKMKKQDVSFEEVFDLFAIRIIYKSDYKNEKFLAWKIYSIVTDKFMPNPSRMRDWITTPRSTGYESLHVTVIGPESKWVEVQIRSERMDELAEKGIAAHYKYKEGYKGREDNQIENWISQVREMLENLGTASTKELLDDFKLNLYTKDIFVFTPKGDLKVLSAGATALDFAYSVHSGIGDHCLGAKVNNKLVPLSYKLSSGDQVEILTSNVQKPKADWLDFVATSKAKSRIKAALNSEKRTYTEEGKELLIRKLRHLKINFSEEELNSIQKFFGAKTSHDVFYQVATGVIDSKALKKYRDSKGVLTNLLSKLRKKTSIITENNFLEPKEEENYDMIVFGDDEEKLNYQLAQCCNPIPGDNIFGFVTINSGIKVHKESCSNAIDMRANYDYRVIPAKWVSSSSRDFLIEVSLQGIDRNGIFNDITTLISNKFKISIKKININSEDGIFYGNLILFVKNTLQLEQIIEELHNIEGITNVKRSEIKK, from the coding sequence ATGGACGAAATAGACTTAAAAAAAGAAGAAGAAGAAATAGTCAAACGTTACAAAGATATGCTTCGTAACACCTACAGAGATTTGACTACAGAAGATAAATCTCTGATTAGAAAAGCTTTTGAAGTTGCAAAAGAGGCCCATAAGGATCAAAGGAGAAAAACCGGAGAACCTTATATATATCACCCTTTAGCCGTAGCTAAAATTGTTGCTGATGAAATAGGCTTAGGAGCAACAAGCATAGCATGTGCTTTATTGCATGATGTAGTGGAAGATACTCAATATACCATTGAAGATATTTCCAATTTATTTAATCCTAAAGTAGCTAAAATTATAGATGGACTTACCAAAATATCCAACATAGACCATCAAAATCTTTCATTACAATCCGAGAACTATAGAAAGCTGTTACTTACCTTGTCTGAAGATGTTAGAGTTATTTTAATTAAGATAGCTGACAGACTTCATAATATGAGGACTTTGGACAGCATGAAAAGTTCTAAACAGAAAAAAATTGCTGCTGAAACCACCTATATATATGCTCCTTTAGCCCATAGAATGGGTCTTTATACCATCAAATCCGAGCTTGAAGATTTAAGTTTAAAATATACCGATCCGGAATCTTATTCTTTAATCGTAAAAAAACTTGAGGAAACAGAAAAAGATAGACAACGATATATTGAAGAGTTTTCAAGGATTATGCAAGAAAGCTTAAATGCCGAAGGTTTGAATTTTACTATTAAAGGACGACATAAATCCGTTTTTTCAATTTATAAAAAAATGAAAAAACAAGATGTTTCCTTTGAGGAAGTTTTTGATTTATTTGCTATTAGAATTATATATAAATCTGATTATAAAAATGAAAAATTCCTGGCTTGGAAAATTTATTCCATAGTTACGGATAAATTTATGCCTAATCCCAGCAGAATGAGGGATTGGATTACAACTCCCAGATCTACGGGATATGAAAGTTTGCATGTTACTGTCATTGGTCCGGAATCTAAGTGGGTGGAAGTACAAATCCGATCGGAGAGAATGGATGAATTGGCTGAAAAAGGTATTGCCGCTCACTATAAATATAAAGAAGGATATAAGGGACGAGAAGATAATCAAATTGAAAATTGGATATCTCAAGTCAGAGAAATGTTGGAAAACTTGGGAACGGCTTCTACAAAGGAATTATTAGATGATTTTAAATTAAATTTATACACAAAGGACATTTTTGTCTTTACTCCTAAAGGAGATTTAAAAGTACTTTCGGCAGGAGCTACGGCTTTAGATTTTGCTTATTCCGTGCATTCGGGTATCGGAGATCATTGTTTAGGAGCTAAAGTGAATAATAAATTGGTGCCGTTAAGTTATAAGTTATCAAGTGGAGATCAGGTGGAAATACTGACGTCCAATGTTCAAAAACCTAAAGCAGATTGGTTGGATTTTGTCGCCACTTCAAAAGCAAAATCAAGGATCAAAGCGGCATTGAATTCGGAAAAAAGAACATATACAGAAGAAGGTAAAGAATTATTAATTCGTAAGTTACGGCATTTAAAAATAAATTTTTCAGAAGAAGAATTAAATTCCATTCAAAAATTTTTCGGAGCAAAAACCAGTCACGATGTTTTTTATCAGGTTGCTACCGGAGTCATCGATAGTAAAGCACTAAAAAAATATAGAGACAGTAAAGGTGTTTTAACTAATTTATTATCCAAATTAAGAAAAAAAACCTCTATAATCACTGAAAATAATTTTCTGGAACCCAAAGAAGAGGAAAATTATGATATGATTGTTTTTGGAGACGATGAAGAAAAACTAAACTATCAATTAGCGCAATGCTGTAATCCAATTCCGGGTGATAATATTTTTGGATTTGTAACCATAAACAGTGGTATAAAAGTTCATAAAGAAAGCTGTTCCAATGCTATTGATATGCGAGCTAATTATGATTACAGAGTAATTCCGGCTAAATGGGTAAGTAGTTCAAGCAGGGATTTTCTGATAGAAGTTTCATTACAAGGAATTGACAGAAACGGTATTTTTAATGATATAACCACTCTTATTTCTAATAAATTTAAAATTAGTATAAAAAAAATAAATATTAATTCCGAAGATGGAATATTTTACGGAAATTTAATATTATTTGTAAAAAATACTCTTCAATTAGAACAAATTATAGAAGAGTTGCATAATATTGAAGGTATAACCAATGTTAAAAGATCTGAGATAAAAAAATAA
- a CDS encoding S46 family peptidase: MKKITLKSFLLTCFFNASSLVAQTGGGMWIPNQLNEKEMKELGMKISSKQIFNTYNPSIKDAVAHFGGGCTSEVISPKGLLLTNHHCGYYSIQSHSTVTNDLLTHGFWAYNYEEEKPNEGLKATFIVDIIDVTSQILLGISDNFTEQQRNIIIKNNINKISSTIKKEDYQDIAILPFYNGNQYYAFITETYEDIRLVGAPPSSIGKYGSDTDNWMWPRHTGDFSLFRIYADKNNHPAKYSKDNIPYTPKYYLPISIKEKKENDFSFVYGFPGRTQEYLPASAIEQLLEITNPSRITLRNESLKILDHAMRENKEIKIKYAAKYASIANGWKKWIGENQGLLKSNAIEKRKEYENQLVEQSQINLDTKNKNQSLVNALNDLYKNNSRYNKAYTYFNEVFYSNSETFRMAYLVSNLLNASDQDFETIKLRVIKNVSSIYKNYDSELDKKVSSKMLSMYSMNIEPRFQVAGHEDFEKESSCNIYLTDLWKNSYITRKKGDLISILSSDSKENIKYKLKDDAVLNFITPYIEMYRRKILPFHDDFDKKNDSLQRNYMNAQLKSFPSKKFFPDANSTLRVTYGKIDGYTPKDGVYYKPFTTLSGVIEKYIPDDYEFNLPKKLITLYKQKNFGPYSQNGDIIVNYIATNHTTGGNSGSPAFDAHGNLVGLNFDRVWEGTMSDINYDPSICRNIMVDIRYILFIIDKYAGAQRLIDEMKIVK; encoded by the coding sequence ATGAAAAAAATTACACTAAAATCTTTTTTATTAACCTGTTTTTTTAATGCTTCATCATTAGTCGCTCAAACGGGTGGGGGTATGTGGATACCTAATCAGCTCAATGAAAAAGAAATGAAGGAATTGGGTATGAAAATATCTTCAAAACAAATATTTAATACCTATAATCCAAGCATAAAAGATGCGGTTGCTCATTTCGGAGGAGGATGTACTTCTGAAGTTATTTCACCTAAGGGATTATTACTTACTAACCATCATTGCGGTTACTATAGCATACAATCGCACTCTACAGTTACCAATGACCTGTTAACCCATGGATTTTGGGCTTATAACTATGAAGAAGAAAAACCGAACGAAGGCTTAAAAGCAACTTTTATTGTTGATATTATAGATGTAACTTCTCAAATATTATTAGGTATAAGCGATAATTTTACTGAACAACAAAGAAATATTATTATTAAAAATAATATTAATAAAATTAGTTCAACCATTAAAAAAGAGGACTATCAAGACATTGCTATATTGCCTTTTTACAACGGTAATCAATATTATGCTTTTATTACAGAAACTTACGAAGATATTCGATTAGTAGGTGCTCCTCCATCTTCTATAGGAAAATACGGATCAGATACCGACAACTGGATGTGGCCTAGGCATACCGGAGATTTTTCCCTATTTAGGATTTATGCAGATAAAAATAATCATCCGGCAAAATATTCTAAAGATAATATACCTTATACACCCAAGTACTATTTGCCTATATCAATTAAAGAAAAAAAGGAAAATGACTTTTCATTTGTATACGGATTTCCCGGAAGAACTCAAGAATATTTACCGGCATCTGCTATTGAACAACTATTAGAAATAACCAATCCATCAAGAATTACCTTGCGTAATGAATCTTTAAAAATTTTAGATCATGCGATGCGTGAAAATAAAGAAATAAAGATAAAATACGCAGCAAAATATGCATCTATCGCTAACGGATGGAAAAAATGGATCGGCGAAAATCAAGGGTTACTTAAATCAAATGCTATCGAAAAAAGAAAAGAGTATGAAAATCAATTGGTAGAGCAAAGTCAAATAAATCTTGATACTAAAAATAAAAATCAGTCTTTAGTAAATGCATTAAATGATTTATATAAAAATAATAGTCGGTATAATAAAGCTTACACTTATTTTAATGAAGTTTTCTATTCGAATTCTGAAACTTTTCGTATGGCATATTTAGTATCCAATCTTCTTAATGCTTCTGATCAAGACTTTGAAACAATTAAATTAAGAGTAATAAAAAATGTGAGTTCAATTTATAAAAATTATGATTCGGAATTAGACAAGAAAGTTTCTTCAAAAATGCTTTCCATGTACAGTATGAATATTGAGCCAAGATTTCAGGTAGCCGGTCATGAAGATTTTGAAAAAGAATCTTCGTGCAATATTTACCTAACCGATTTATGGAAAAATTCATATATAACTCGTAAAAAAGGAGATCTTATATCAATATTATCTTCCGATTCTAAGGAAAATATAAAGTATAAATTAAAAGATGATGCAGTACTAAACTTTATTACTCCTTATATTGAAATGTACAGAAGAAAAATTTTACCATTTCATGATGATTTTGATAAAAAAAATGACAGCCTACAAAGAAACTATATGAATGCTCAATTAAAATCTTTTCCTTCAAAAAAATTCTTTCCTGATGCAAATTCTACTTTAAGAGTTACTTATGGTAAAATAGACGGATATACACCAAAAGATGGAGTTTATTATAAACCTTTTACAACATTATCCGGTGTTATTGAAAAATATATTCCTGATGATTACGAATTTAATTTACCTAAAAAATTAATAACATTGTACAAACAAAAAAATTTCGGGCCTTATTCACAAAATGGAGATATCATAGTAAATTATATTGCAACCAATCATACTACGGGGGGCAATTCGGGAAGTCCCGCCTTTGATGCTCATGGTAATTTGGTAGGACTTAATTTCGACAGGGTTTGGGAAGGCACTATGAGCGATATTAATTATGATCCTTCTATCTGCAGAAATATTATGGTTGATATTCGTTATATATTATTTATAATCGATAAATATGCGGGAGCCCAAAGGCTTATAGATGAAATGAAAATTGTAAAGTAA
- a CDS encoding anion permease, translated as MNKNILKFLLVILVGVILWFVPVPDGLDVKAWHLASIFIATVLGLILSPFPLGAMAIFSMTTVVALDLIPIKSALKGFGDTTIWMIACAFFISRGFIKTGFGRRVGYLFISKLGNSSLGLSYGLVMTDLIFAPAMPSTSARCGGIITPLFLSISNAYDSTPEKGTQNKIGAFLVQCIFQCNAITCAMFLTSMAGNPMIAKFVENMGYTISWTDWAKAAIVPGLLSLLVIPYVLYKFYPPELKHTPEMKAIAKEKLKEMGKMTTKEWIVLGVFSYLVIFWVLGSFLKIDATFTAFVGLCILLLTRALDWNDVISEKEAWHTIIWFAILMTLASQLNTLGFIPWFGNYVADSVKGLPWLPMLFILLLVYYYVHYLMASAIAHISAMYVIFVSISIAAGAPPMLAILLFAFFSNLNMSITHYSSGPAPILFGCGYIPLAKWWKIGFFMSLVILAIWLLVGTAWWKAIGLF; from the coding sequence ATGAATAAAAATATATTAAAGTTTTTATTGGTTATTTTAGTAGGAGTTATTCTTTGGTTCGTACCTGTGCCGGATGGTCTTGATGTTAAAGCTTGGCATTTGGCATCAATTTTTATCGCAACGGTTTTAGGATTGATTCTTTCTCCGTTTCCTTTGGGAGCAATGGCAATCTTTAGTATGACCACGGTAGTTGCTCTAGATTTAATTCCGATTAAAAGCGCCTTAAAAGGATTTGGAGATACAACAATCTGGATGATAGCTTGTGCTTTTTTTATTTCAAGAGGATTTATTAAAACAGGCTTTGGAAGAAGAGTAGGATATCTTTTCATTAGTAAATTAGGAAACAGTTCCTTAGGTTTATCTTATGGTTTGGTTATGACCGATTTAATATTTGCGCCGGCAATGCCATCCACATCTGCACGTTGTGGCGGAATAATAACCCCTCTATTTTTATCTATATCAAATGCCTATGATTCTACTCCAGAAAAAGGAACTCAGAATAAGATCGGGGCATTTTTAGTACAATGTATATTTCAATGTAATGCAATTACATGTGCCATGTTTTTAACTTCGATGGCAGGCAACCCTATGATAGCAAAATTTGTTGAGAATATGGGATATACCATCTCATGGACTGATTGGGCAAAGGCCGCAATTGTTCCCGGCTTATTATCTTTACTTGTAATTCCATACGTATTATATAAATTTTATCCACCTGAATTAAAACATACCCCGGAAATGAAAGCGATTGCAAAAGAAAAGCTTAAAGAGATGGGTAAAATGACTACCAAAGAGTGGATTGTTCTGGGTGTATTTTCTTATTTAGTAATTTTTTGGGTATTAGGTTCATTTCTTAAAATAGATGCGACATTTACAGCCTTTGTAGGATTATGTATTTTATTATTAACTCGTGCTCTAGATTGGAATGATGTAATTAGTGAAAAAGAAGCATGGCATACAATTATATGGTTTGCGATACTTATGACCTTAGCTTCTCAATTGAATACATTAGGATTTATTCCTTGGTTTGGAAATTATGTAGCTGATTCTGTGAAAGGATTACCTTGGTTACCGATGTTATTTATACTTTTATTGGTGTATTATTATGTACATTATCTTATGGCAAGTGCTATAGCACATATCAGTGCGATGTACGTTATATTTGTTTCCATATCGATAGCTGCAGGGGCTCCACCAATGTTAGCAATATTATTATTTGCATTTTTCAGTAATTTAAATATGTCAATTACACATTATTCGAGCGGACCGGCTCCTATTTTGTTCGGTTGCGGATATATCCCATTGGCAAAATGGTGGAAGATCGGATTTTTTATGAGTTTAGTTATATTGGCCATTTGGTTACTAGTGGGTACCGCTTGGTGGAAAGCGATAGGATTGTTTTAA